In Tautonia marina, the DNA window GGCAGCCTCCGTCCGTCCCGGCGCGCGTCGGGTCGGGATCGTTGCCGCCCTGGATGCAAAAGGGAAATCGAAGGAGAGTCAGGTCCCGGCGCCGCGCGCAGGCCGGGATTGGGGACGCAACGAGCCATTGTAACCACGCCTGCCGAGGTCCGGATAGGGGGATTTCGCCGGATCCGACCGAAGAATCGGCGCGTTCCGGACCAACGACCGGGTCAAGCCGCCGTCCAATCGTCCGACTCGACCCCGAACCACGCCAGAGCGGCTCGCTTGGCCTCGTCGAGCGAGGCATGCCAGGTGTCGGCAGCGATCGACCCGTCCTGCGCCTCGACGATCAGGAGACAGCCGGAATCGTCGGCTTCGATCAGAAGGTCGATCAGGACCGATCGCGTCGGGGTCGGCAACGGCTGCGCGGCTCCCGGAGGAAGCCAGCCGCGATGCGGTTGGCCCCCCAGGCATACCGAAAGCCCTTCGACGCGCAGGAGCCGCCGCATCAGGCTGACCGGGCGGCTCGGATGAAGGCCGACACGAGGTCGCGGTCCTTCCGACCGGGACTCGACTCGACCCCACTGGCGACATCGACCATCCAGGGCCGGACCCGAGCGACCGCCTCGGCAACCGTGTCGGGCGTCAGGCCGCCGGCAAGGATGAGCCGGGGAGCCGCGCCTTCGGCCGGCTCGTGATGCGTTGCCAGAAATGGTGAGGTGTTGAGACGATCGGCCAGATGGTCGAGGACGTCGGTTGCAATGGCATGCCCGGTGCCCCCTTGCTGGCCGGGCACGAAGGCATCGACCAGCACCGCGTCGGGCAATCCATCGAGCTGCGCCGCGAGGACGAGCCAGGCTTCCAGGCGATCGACGGATGCCCGGTCGGCCAGGCGGAAGGCTCGAATCACCTGGTAACCGTCTCGCTTCAGGTCGCGGACGGTTTCGGGCGGTTCCTCCCCGTGAAGCTGCACGATCTGGACACCGGCACGCTCCGACTCCCGGACGATCTCCGCCGGGAGTCGATCGACGAACAGGCCGACCGGTTCGGCAAGCCCCGCCATCGCCGCGACCAGACCGGGAGCTCGATCCGGCGGGACATAACGCTTCGAGGCCGGGTGGAAGTTGATGCCGATCCAGTCGGCCCCCGACCCGGCCACCATCCGAGCATCGTCGGGCGTGGTCACGCCGCAAATCTTGATAAGCGGAGCGGAAGCGTTGATGACAGCGTCCAAATCGTAGCGTGACGACGGCCCACGCTCAGCGGATGGCCGTCGTCCAGTATGTTTCACAGCATTGCACGTTAGCGATCACGAGCGGCAAGCGAGAGGCTCACTCAGGAGACACCCATTTCGGCCAGGGTCGCCTTGAACTTCGCCTCGGGGTTCACTCCGACCAGGCGGCCCACTTCCTTGCCCCCCTGGAAGAAGACGACCGTCGGGATCGACGAGATACCCAGGCTGCTGGGGGTGTTGTTGTTCTGGTCGGTATCCATTTTGCCGATCTTCACACGGCCGGAATACTCGTTCGCCAGCTTTTCGATTGTCGGCGCGAGCATCCGACAGGGACCGCACCAGGGGGCCCAGAAATCGACCACCACAGGGACATCCGAATCGAGAACTTCCGACTGCCAAGTCGCGTCGGTAAACTCTTGGACGTTCCCAGCCATGAGAGAGCCTCGCCGTCTGTAAAGGATGCTCGATCGGAGCCGAACTAAGGTCGCGTCCCTCGAGTCGGGGATCGCACGGGAGCCATTATAAATTGACTAAGAAGCGAGTCAACCGACGGGAACGATCGCCATCACGACCAGAGGGACGCTCCCCTCAGGAAGCGAGGCATCCTCTGCCCCCCGATTCCGCGGCTCATACATTTGATTGGCGAGACTGGTGCGACCCCCGTCGTGTCGGCTGGTTGAGCCTGATGTTGCTGTTCATTCCCATCGGCATCGGCTTGCGGATTGCCGGGGTCGGAGAGACCTGGCAGTTCATCACGGCAGGCTTGGCGATCATCCCCCTGGCCGGCCTGATGGGAGAATCGACCGAGCACCTCGCCCACCGGCTCGGGCCGGGGATCGGCGGGCTCCTGAACGCCACCTTCGGCAACGCGGCCGAGCTGATCATCGCTCTGTTCGCCCTGTTCCGCGGCTTCGACGAGGTGGTCAAGGCGTCGATCACCGGGTCGATCATCGGCAACCTCTTGCTCGTCATGGGCGCCAGTCTGCTGGCCGGCGGCCTGCGATGGCCCCGGCAGCAGTTTAATCGGACGGCCGCCGGGGTCGGCTCGACCATGATGGTGCTGGCCGCCTTCGGCATGCTCATTCCGGCCATCTTCTACGCCTTGCCCGAGGTCGTTCAGGTGGCCGAGGAGGAAGGCCAGGGGCAGCGATTAATGCTCGAACACGAGCTGAGCGTCGGCGTCTGCATCATCCTGATGGTGACGTACGTCCTCTACCTCGTTTTCAGCCTCAAAACGCATCAGGACCTGTTCAATCCCGATGCCGAGGAGGGGACCGCCGACGAGAGCCTGCACGGCCACGGTCCCGGATGGAGCATGAGGCGATCGATCGGGACCTTGCTCTTGGCCACAACCTTCGTGGCGATCATGAGCGAGATTCTCATCGGCGCCGTCGAGCACACGACGCAGTCGTTCGGTCTGAGCGAGGTCTTCGTCGGTGTGATCGTCGTGGCGATCGTCGGCAACGCGGCCGAGCACTCGACGGCGATCCTGGTGGCGATGAAGAACAAGATGGACCTATCCGTGGGCATCGCCATCGGCTCGGCCCTGCAAATCGCCCTGTTCGTCGCGCCGGTCCTGGTCTTTGCCAGTTACCTGCGCGAGGAGCCGATGGACCTGCTCTTCACCACGCTGGAGATCGTGGCCGTTTTGCTCGCCGTCTTCATCGCCCGGATGGTGGCCGAGGACGGCGAGTCGAACTGGCTGGAAGGGGCGATGCTCCTGATGATTTACGCCATCCTCGCCGTCGCCTTCTTCGTCTTGCCAGCCGGCCACGGTGAGCACGGCGCGGAGGGAGACCACCCAAGCCCGGCGATCGAATCCGCTGCCCTCGAAGGGGGATGACCGGTGATCTCGAGATAGGTACGGGCTCGGGATCACCTTTCTCATTTCTCAGGAAGGTGATCCCGGGGCCGTCCGGTGATCGGCAGCGCCTCGGCGGGCGATCGATCCATCAATCCTCGACGAGGTACATGATCCGGCCGCAGGTCTTGCAGAAGACCAGGCGCTCGGCGTTCATCAGCTCGCTGATATCCTGGATCGTGTTGACCTGATTGCAGCCTTCGCAGGCTCGGGTATGGCGATCGACGGCGGCGAAGGCGTCGTCTCCCTTGCCCTTGACCGAACGCCGGTAGCGTTCGCGATCGTCGGGAGGGACCACGGCCTCGCTCTCGGTAATCGCCGCTTCCAGTTCCTGGAGCTGGGCGCGCTGCCCTTCGGCCTTGGATTCGATGTCGTGGCGAAGGGCCTCGACCCCCTCGGCGAACTTGGCGACCTCGGCCTCTTGTGTGGCCAGTTCGGCGGCGGCCGTTTCGACCCCCTGCATCAGTTCGAGGATGGCCTCTTCCT includes these proteins:
- a CDS encoding phosphoribosylanthranilate isomerase; the encoded protein is MDAVINASAPLIKICGVTTPDDARMVAGSGADWIGINFHPASKRYVPPDRAPGLVAAMAGLAEPVGLFVDRLPAEIVRESERAGVQIVQLHGEEPPETVRDLKRDGYQVIRAFRLADRASVDRLEAWLVLAAQLDGLPDAVLVDAFVPGQQGGTGHAIATDVLDHLADRLNTSPFLATHHEPAEGAAPRLILAGGLTPDTVAEAVARVRPWMVDVASGVESSPGRKDRDLVSAFIRAARSA
- the trxA gene encoding thioredoxin, which codes for MAGNVQEFTDATWQSEVLDSDVPVVVDFWAPWCGPCRMLAPTIEKLANEYSGRVKIGKMDTDQNNNTPSSLGISSIPTVVFFQGGKEVGRLVGVNPEAKFKATLAEMGVS
- the cax gene encoding calcium/proton exchanger — translated: MTKKRVNRRERSPSRPEGRSPQEARHPLPPDSAAHTFDWRDWCDPRRVGWLSLMLLFIPIGIGLRIAGVGETWQFITAGLAIIPLAGLMGESTEHLAHRLGPGIGGLLNATFGNAAELIIALFALFRGFDEVVKASITGSIIGNLLLVMGASLLAGGLRWPRQQFNRTAAGVGSTMMVLAAFGMLIPAIFYALPEVVQVAEEEGQGQRLMLEHELSVGVCIILMVTYVLYLVFSLKTHQDLFNPDAEEGTADESLHGHGPGWSMRRSIGTLLLATTFVAIMSEILIGAVEHTTQSFGLSEVFVGVIVVAIVGNAAEHSTAILVAMKNKMDLSVGIAIGSALQIALFVAPVLVFASYLREEPMDLLFTTLEIVAVLLAVFIARMVAEDGESNWLEGAMLLMIYAILAVAFFVLPAGHGEHGAEGDHPSPAIESAALEGG
- a CDS encoding zinc ribbon domain-containing protein; amino-acid sequence: MPATVDDLRGLHDLHRRVKALRDRLESGPKTLAARMRGLESRRAALEEARTALKQRKSDVQRQELLVQSQRTRCDDLRIKLNSVKKNEEYKAIMNEIAMINKDVNSKEEAILELMQGVETAAAELATQEAEVAKFAEGVEALRHDIESKAEGQRAQLQELEAAITESEAVVPPDDRERYRRSVKGKGDDAFAAVDRHTRACEGCNQVNTIQDISELMNAERLVFCKTCGRIMYLVED